A genomic region of Papaver somniferum cultivar HN1 chromosome 7, ASM357369v1, whole genome shotgun sequence contains the following coding sequences:
- the LOC113295573 gene encoding uncharacterized protein LOC113295573 codes for MCKFFLASLEGEARKWFYNLSPGTVDSYETLVEAFLETYMHKNRPRPRVNRLFTLARRFREPLRSLNDRWRNLCTEIGKVPVDQQIFGFENALGRSDPIWIAMFTEKPQTLKEMRKMQQHFIALEEIQEESRDRGVQEDSTAPESTSDDVQHRPEKRPSPPTRGNGKKEWVAKGNRPRQEERTYTPLNAPLEEIFKEVEKRSDIIYLASRGIQFEETKDHPEYCHYHQYRGHSTNNCREVKDIVQHLIRDGYLRQFVRHPAQTTAAPDAPVHQVRIDRSTQFVNTILHSATQAYNLNPGTMSRIHKRDHNGKEIFSVAKALLMEPWMLLPIFLSAQDVPMNVQAHNDPLVITLLIEEWGKKDTSG; via the coding sequence atgtgTAAGTTCTTCCTGGCAAGCCTGGAAGGCGAGGCAAGGAAATGGTTCTACAACCTCTCACCAGGAACAGTTGACAGTTACgagactctagtcgaagccttcctTGAAACGTACATGCACAAAAACAGACCTCGACCCAGGGTCAACAGGTTATTCACCTTGGCCCGACGGTTTAGAGAGCCTCTCAGATCATTGAACGATCGATGGAGAAATTTGTGTACAGAAATTGGGAAGGTACCAGTTGACCAGCAGATATTCGGGTTCGAAAACGCATTAGGGAGGTCGGATCCCATCTGGATAGCCATGTTCACTGAAAAGCCGCAAACATTGAAGGAAATGAGGAAAATGCAACAACATTTCATCGCCCTAGAAGAAATTCAGGAAGAATCAAGGGATAGGGGAGTGCAAGAGGATAGTACGGCGCCCGAGTCGACATCGGACGATGTTCAACATCGGCCCGAGAAGAGACCGAGCCCACCTACGCGAGGAAATGGGAAGAAGGAATGGGTAGCTAAAGGAAATAGGCCGAGACAAGAGGAGAGAACATACACCCCTTTGAAtgctccactagaagaaatcttcaaagaggtcGAGAAAAGGAGTGACATCATATACCTAGCTTCAAGAGGGATACAGTTCGAGGAGACCAAGGATCACCCAGAGTATTGCCATTATCATCAATATCGAGGACACTCTACAAATAACTGCCGAGAAGTAAAAGACATCGTGCAACATCTTATTCGAGACGGTTACCTGAGACAGTTCGTCCGACACCCAGCCCAGACGACCGCAGCGCCCGATGCACCCGTCCACCAGGTCAGAATCGACAGATCCACGCAGTTTGTCAACACGATTTTGCATTCGGCCACTCAAGCGTACAATCTGAATCCTGGAACCATGTCTAGAATCCACAAGAGGGATCATAATGGGAAGGAAATTTTCAGTGTAGCAAAAGCTTTGCTGATGGAACCCTGGATGCTGCTACCCATCTTTTTATCGGCTCAGGATGTCCCGATGAACGTCCAAGCTCACAATGATCCCTTGGTTATCACCCTGCTGATTGAGGAATggggtaagaaggatactagtGGATAG
- the LOC113299092 gene encoding uncharacterized protein LOC113299092, giving the protein MPEGVERLMLDADPLGKGSNKRARHTNDPYWDRVPLLVRGQILHGSFPPPQFPTEPYPFWVINDDRVNPQGESTKSASISKKRSVGTRVEEDQGKKFPRREDEDVGGSDTRGSESLVPRRNPPRRKVAAKGVVLKRSDVVIDIPDQDDEDDIFGDDQLFDKDVGGQKEPEVYVEIAVVTPVVQCGDQGPTQTSLQKLPQKDVGSPSGVQTSFTISGPICDSLGALHSKEFGSYTDEKMIVVVPLYRDIAPVFDNLALNRSRLEASLRRQEIKKLEAALQQEKERSRDLEIKLADAQAEQGRVKDLERDVQNLRQEVEQWKKAEGEVKVKLHATEARSEQLSQQIVDERNAHQNELAEAINAGVNEYIAQKRREVAQRKGEPVMFHPGVDHVFCSVAPLI; this is encoded by the exons ACTTGTTCGCGgccaaattttgcatggtagctttcctcctcctcaatttcctacggagccttatccattctgggtgattaacgatgatagg GTTAATCCTCAGGGAGAGTCTACCAAATCGGCTTCTATTTCCAAGAAGAGAAGTGTTGGCACAAGGGTCGAGGAGGAtcaggggaag AAATTCCCTAggcgcgaggatgaagatgttggagggtcCGATACTCGTGGTAGTGAAAGTTTGGTTCCAAGGCGTAATCCTCCTCGGAGGAAGGTGGCGGCAAAGGGCGTGGTGTTGAAAAGATCGGACGTTGTAATTGATAtccccgatcaagatgatgaggacgatatatTCGGGGACGATCAGCTGTTTGATAAGGATGTTGGTGGCCAGAAGGAACCGGAGGTTTATGTGGAGATTGCTGTTGTGACTCCTGTCGTGCAGTGTGGTGATCAGGGGCCGACACAAACATCACTCCAAAAGTTGCCCCAGAAGGATGTTGGGTCTCCCTCGGGTGTTCAGACGTCATTTACCATATCGGGCCCTATTTGTGATTCACTTGGCGCATTGCACTCTAAGGAGTTCGGCTCCTATACTGATGAGAAGATGATTGTTGTTGTGCCCCTGTATCGTGATATCGCGCCGGTCTTTGATAATTTG GCTTTGAATCGATCGAGGTTGGAGGCTTCGCTCCGTCGACAGGAGATTAAGAAGTTGGAGGCTGCTCTTCAGCAGGAGAAGGAAAGATCTCGTGATCTGGAGATCAAACTCGCCGATGCGCAAG CCGAGCAGGGTCGTGTCAAGGATCTGGAGCGAGATGTGCAAAATCTCAGGCAGGAGGTGGAGCAGTGGAAGAAGGCCGAAGGTGAGGTGAAGGTTAAGCTTCATGCCACCGAGGCGAGGTCCGAGCAGCTTTCTCAGCAGATTGTGGACGAGAGAAATGCTCATCAGAACGAGCTTGCAGAGGCGATCAATGCCGGTGTGAACGAGTACATCGCGCAAAAGCGCCGCGAGGTTGCTCAGAGAAAGGGGGAGCCGGTGATGTTCCACCCAGGGGTTGATCATGTCTTTTGTAGTGTTGCGCCACTAATTTGA